One Pararhodobacter sp. DNA window includes the following coding sequences:
- the brxF gene encoding BREX-3 system P-loop-containing protein BrxF: MLAKLERLIGEIGDLNSKLILLVGPSRSGKTQLLRQLGAKLSIEPLNVGLELGRRLAATPNNKRGFSAGELLREIADRVRTEDPLLLDNLELLFEPGLQINPLDLVRRLAHSKSVVAVWPGELRGDRLVYADMSHPEHRDYSGDGVVVLEI, encoded by the coding sequence ATGCTGGCAAAACTCGAACGACTCATCGGCGAAATCGGCGATCTCAACAGCAAGTTGATCCTGCTGGTTGGCCCCAGCCGCAGCGGCAAGACCCAACTGCTGCGCCAGCTCGGCGCCAAGCTCAGCATCGAGCCGCTCAACGTCGGCCTGGAGCTGGGGCGCCGGCTGGCGGCCACGCCAAACAACAAGCGTGGTTTCTCGGCGGGCGAACTGCTGCGGGAGATCGCGGACAGGGTACGCACCGAAGATCCGCTGCTGCTCGACAACCTGGAGTTGTTGTTCGAGCCGGGCCTACAGATCAACCCGCTTGACCTCGTCAGGCGGCTGGCTCACTCCAAGAGCGTCGTGGCCGTCTGGCCTGGCGAGCTGCGCGGTGATCGCTTGGTGTACGCCGACATGAGCCATCCAGAACATCGTGACTACAGCGGTGACGGCGTGGTCGTACTCGAAATTTGA